One Trichoderma asperellum chromosome 5, complete sequence genomic region harbors:
- a CDS encoding uncharacterized protein (EggNog:ENOG41) produces MAEGDSPPVQSQIFKAIACADISSLKQSLATKEVDLEARNPVGRTALHLAITAASADICQCLIDNGARLDAWTKQGEAAVHLAAKRGQVDVLHAIMPPLVAEKSATQDNIAAGGKKDDRTVHVNCLTQKYQMSPLYIAVALARMEVVEALLTTYHADINIIAGKQDDQRGTRAADVLEAALQHPRDTCRSLLKMLLPRGASLLNPSTGAVSPSLLVLILRRGEDVLDIFAELDSEAFAHAIKKFVWGESMKYYNALTSAIELGLEDTALKLLSYGAPPKLDFDSSLDTTGNRPSHIFGKTALEAAEGDFWQPILSAAHYEMPRLVIELLDRGVDPNSRLTDHQARSLIDYRDCRSVLDLVRAKLAELRGWHKEDETVSHDLVGTPEGSKQRDGKENAITQLIKLYEEAEAKLVSLAAEVTDGLNFLDQSGAAPRRSHKRVQLHAPNSETQAEIALPSHISSKEVDFKTLKTAEDGQMALLAACRNNDAALVKALTLGRWGVDLKFPPISISEVSGSSKGPYYTAMESKNYDLARIIVRIATVQHIDFIDNETNDLSSALADDVHSVEDIKAVSAQVKSTTLAKTIIRDSGATSIAGKLKDEEMLQFSLETYYSFGFEQNDVKQNANSVYHSIEWGNWPEGLQEYINVTGAPFQHAAVQGKLKGKKQLDKTHHLSPLLRAAWSGNLDMVRFLLDKSKIIAAYKHFASRTDFSTNKLGPEQARAEFLSAAEEWVGKQENLVLHCAILSGKKDLVKLVLSARPEFLEVKSIDGWTPLLTAAMCQQVESIQALLEAGADPFTTDPFGRNMLHLFLVSPTQSHVYELGKLSSFFRIVDRPALHKLLEERCAESPGGLTPLARWISATVKFAPVALSIALLEFSTIKAMEMWDGRGSTPLHTFAMLSLESLILPFIEKAPHVLFYEDLEGKTPYDIITEKQLYGYLECLMPSYTQTGRYPLGRLVHWPLFAFGTDYKGPLQQKQPYRVWELCEDFLKSMKPGLYPRKLLTDTDRIEISQLSKDKKIQKKPKGDQHDVVSLAIYKPGYLCW; encoded by the exons ATGGCGGAAGGAGATTCACCTCCGGTTCAGTCCCAAATTTTCAAGGCAATTGCCTGTGCAGATATCTCCAGTCTCAAACAAAGTCTGGCAACAAAGGAAGTGGACCTTGAAGCTCGAAACCCTGTTGGTCGAACTGCCCTGCATCTGGCTATTactgcagcatcagcagaTATTTGCCAGTGTTTGATCGATAATGGCGCGCGATTGGATGCATGGACTAAACAAGGCGAAGCGGCAGTACATCTAGCTGCTAAGAGAGGACAAGTGGATGTTTTGCACGCGATAATGCCGCCTCTTGTGGCAGAGAAATCAGCTACCCAGGACAATATCGCCGCTGGTGGGAAAAAGGATGATCGCACTGTACATGTGAACTGCCTCACGCAAAAGTACCAAATGTCACCACTTTAtattgctgttgctcttG CACGCATGGAAGTTGTGGAAGCTCTACTGACTACCTACCATGCCGATATCAACATCATTGCTGGTAAACAAGACGACCAACGAGGGACACGAGCGGCTGATGTTCTTGAAGCAGCTCTTCAGCATCCTCGTGATACCTGTCGTTCTCTCTTAAAGATGCTACTTCCGCGTGGTGCCAGCTTGCTTAACCCATCAACGGGTGCTGTATCACCGTCGTTGCTTGTTTTAATATTGCGGAGAGGTGAGGATGTACTGGATATTTTTGCGGAACTTGACTCAGAAGCTTTTGCCCATGCGATCAAGAAGTTTGTTTGGGGGGAGTCGATGAAATACTACAACGCTCTAACTAGTGCAATCgagcttggccttgaggatACGGCACTAAAGCTCCTCTCATATGGAGCACCTCCGAAATTAGATTTCGATTCTTCCCTGGATACTACAGGAAACCGTCCATCTCACATATTTGGAAAAACTGCTTTAGAGGCCGCTGAAGGCGATTTTTGGCAGCCAATTTTGAGCGCAGCTCACTATGAAATGCCACGGTTGGTGATAGAGCTGCTAGATCGCGGAGTAGACCCCAATTCCCGTCTCACTGATCACCAGGCTCGTAGCCTAATTGACTATCGCGATTGCCGCAGTGTCTTGGACCTAGTGAGAGCCAAACTCGCAGAGCTGCGTGGCTGGCATAAGGAGGATGAAACCGTCTCTCACGATCTCGTAGGGACGCCAGAGGGGTCTAAGCAACGCGATGGGAAAGAAAATGCAATCACCCAGTTGATCAAGTTAtatgaagaagcagaagcaaaatTGGTCTCACTAGCAGCCGAGGTAACTGACGGGCTGAACTTCCTAGACCAATCAGGTGCTGCGCCTCGTCGATCTCATAAAAGAGTTCAATTGCATGCCCCTAATTCTGAGACACAAGCTGAGATCGCACTACCTTCACACATATCTTCTAAAGAAGTCGACTTCAAGACGCTGAAAACGGCGGAGGATGGCCAGATGGCACT GCTGGCAGCTTGCAGAAACAATGATGCTGCGCTGGTAAAAGCACTTACATTGGGAAGATGGGGAGTCGACTTAAAGTTTCCCCCGATTTCGATATCGGAGGTGTCTGGCTCCTCGAAAGGACCTTATTACACTGCTATGGAATCGAAAAATTATGATCTTGCTCGCATTATTGTTCGAATTGCGACAGTTCAGCACATTGACTTTATAGATAATGAAACGAACGATCTATCCAGTGCTTTAGCCGACGATGTACACTCCGTTGAAGACATCAAGGCTGTTTCAGCTCAAGTCAAGTCAACTACATTAGCAAAAACAATTATTCGCGACAGTGGAGCTACTTCTATTGCAGGAAAGCTCAAAGACGAGGAGATGCTCCAGTTTTCGCTAGAGACGTATTACTCGTTTGGGTTTGAGCAGAACGATGTGAAACAAAATGCCAATTCCGTCTATCATTCAATAGAATGGGGAAATTGGCCTGAGGGCCTCCAAGAGTACATTAACGTAACGGGTGCTCCATTTCAGCATGCCGCGGTTCAAGGTAAGctaaaagggaaaaagcaaCTCGACAAGACTCACCATTTATCGCCTCTTCTTCGAGCTGCCTGGTCTGGTAACCTAGATATGGTGCGATTTCTTCTTGATAAATCCAAAATAATAGCAGCGTATAAGCATTTTGCATCACGCACCGACTTTTCAACCAATAAATTGGGTCCCGAACAAGCTCGAGCGGAGTTCCTTAGTGCCGCAGAGGAATGGGTAGGCAAACAAG AGAATCTAGTTCTGCATTGCGCCATCTTGTCTGGAAAAAAGGATCTCGTCAAACTTGTACTGTCAGCTCGTCCGGAATTTCTGGAAGTTAAATCTATAGACGGGTGGACGCCCTTGTTGACAGCAGCAATGTGTCAACAGGTTGAGAGTATACAAGCACTTCTTGAAGCAGGGGCTGACCCCTTCACCACGGATCCATTTGGCCGTAACATGCTCCACCTGTTTCTCGTTTCCCCTACCCAGAGTCATGTTTATGAACTTGGAaaactttcttctttcttccgcATAGTGGACAGGCCAGCGCTTCACAAGCTTCTAGAAGAGCGCTGTGCTGAAAGTCCTGGTGGTTTGACGCCTCTTGCGCGTTGGATATCTGCTACTGTCAAATTCGCTCCAGTCGCATTATCCATTGCTCTGTTAGAGTTTTCCACAATAAAGGCAATGGAGATGTGGGACGGCAGAGGCTCTACACCCCTCCACACT TTCGCAATGTTGTCGCTGGAAAGTCTCATTCTCCCGTTTATCGAGAAAGCGCCTCATGTTCTGTTCTATGAGGATTTAGAGGGGAAAACCCCTTACGATATCATCACCGAAAAACAGCTCTATGGATATTTGGAATGTCTCATGCCAAGCTATACGCAAACCGGGCGCTATCCACTGGGCCGACTAGTCCACTGGCCGCTATTTGCATTTGGTACGGATTACAAAGGTCCCTTGCAGCAAAAACAGCCTTACAGAGTTTGGGAACTTTGCGAAGACTTCCTTAAATCGATGAAGCCTGGGCTGTATCCTAGGAAACTACTCACCGACACTGATCGAATCGAAATCTCACAGCT ATCtaaagacaagaaaataCAGAAGAAACCGAAAGGAGATCAGCACGATGTGGTATCcttagctatatataagccTGGATACTTATGTTGGTAA
- a CDS encoding uncharacterized protein (EggNog:ENOG41), protein MSAELIAKHPSLKKAIELGDAYVEWNDGREARLMEYIYSHPELDSLRGHPEKILAAMDEFSSQQDLLISVGFQKAKILKDLVASESPQIVVELGGYLGYSAILFGDQMRRNAASSMDKVSSLRVWSLEASPIYAAFTMSMIDLAGLSDIVKVVTGLAEASLRRLHHSGNLKQVDFLFMDHQETLYTSDLKLCEELGIFKLGSVIAADNVVRPGAPEYREYVRGQSRFESKGIPCFITPGDLPDEMEVTKVLS, encoded by the exons ATGTCTGCTGAACTTATAGCCAAACATCCTTCCCTTAAAAAAGCCATTGAGCTGGGCGATGCTTACGTCGAG TGGAATGATGGCAGAGAAGCCAGATTGATGGAGTATATTTACTCACATCCCGAATTGGACTCGTTGAGAGGACACCCAGAGAAGATCCTAGCGGCTATGGACGAATTTTCCTCTCAACAAGATTTGCTCATTAGTGTCGGTTTTCAGAAGGCAAAAATCCTCAAGGATCTTGTTGCCTCTGAATCACCCCAAATTGTGGTAGAGTTGGGCGGGTATCTGGGGTACTCAGCCATCCTCTTTGGTGATCAGATGCGTCGCAACGCAGCTTCAAGCATGGACAAAGTCTCTTCGCTTCGAGTGTGGAGCCTAGAGGCCAGCCCAATCTACGCCGCATTCACAATGAGCATGATTGACCTGGCTGGTCTGAGTGACATTGTCAAGGTGGTTACTGGTTTGGCTGAGGCATCCCTCCGTCGCCTTCACCATAGCGGAAACCTAAAGCAAGTCGATTTCCTCTTCATGGATCATCAGGAAACTCTATACACTAGTGATTTGAAGTTGTGCGAAGAGCTTGGCATCTTCAAACTTGGCTCTGTTATTGCGGCTGATAATGTTGTTCGCCCTGGAGCTCCCGAATATCGCGAATATGTCCGTGGTCAGTCCCGCTTTGAGAGCAAAGGTATTCCCTGTTTTATTACACCAGGGGACTTGCCG GACGAGATGGAGGTAACCAAAGTTCTCTCGTAG
- a CDS encoding uncharacterized protein (EggNog:ENOG41), with amino-acid sequence MTVFLITGASSGLGSELSLKALQHGHKVFGITRNSDKARESSPNFANLGGVWCELDVSSASCENLIRDIAEKENVDVLVNSAGYALLGPVEQISDTEAHAQMETNFHGTLRAIRGVLPTFRSRQSGTIVNITSGAGFIGLASRGLYASSKFAVEGLSEALANELSPFNIRIIIAEPGAYRTNFMDTLTFPEAGLGQYSDTPAAKMLELTKNMRHRKLGDVAKAAEVLLSVILGTGPATAEDIKKCLRIPMGQDCWPLAKKEAEAWLKELDTIETISMSIGIEE; translated from the exons ATGACCGTCTTCTTGATAACAGGCGCGAGCTCTGGCCTAGGTTCCGAGCTGAGTCTCAAGGCTCTGCAGCATGGCCACAAAGTCTTCGGAATAACTCGCAACTCGGATAAAGCTAGAGAATCTAGTCCAAATTTTGCGAATTTGGGAGGCGTATGGTGTGAGCTAGATGTTTCCAGCGCCTCATGCGAAAATTTAATTCGCGATATCGCTGAAAAGGAGAATGTGGATGTTCTAGTCAACTCAGCCGGGTATGCACTCTTGGGCCCTGTGGAACAGATTAG CGACACAGAGGCTCACGCCCAGATGGAAACCAATTTCCACGGGACATTGCGGGCCATTCGAGGCGTCCTCCCGACATTTCGCTCTCGCCAATCTGGCACCATCGTCAATATTACTAGCGGTGCAGGATTTATTGGACTCGCTAGCCGGGGACTATACGCCAGCAGCAAGTTCGCAGTAGAAGGTCTTTCCGAAGCACTTGCAAATGAACTCAGTCCATTTAACATACGAATTATCATCGCTGAGCCCGGTGCATACCGAACCAATTTTATGGACACTCTCACCTTCCCAGAAGCAGGATTAGGTCAATATTCGGACACTCCAGCTGCAAAAATGCTTGAATTGACGAAAAACATGAGACATCGTAAATTAGGAGATGtcgccaaggctgccgaggTGCTTCTCAGCGTCATTCTCGGAACGGGCCCTGCAACTGCTGAGGACATAAAAAAGTGTTTGAGAATACCTATGGGCCAAGACTGTTGGCCTCTGGCTAAGAAGGAAGCAGAGGCATGGCTGAAGGAATTGGATACAATAGAGACCATCTCAATGAGCATTGGAATAGAAGAATAG
- a CDS encoding uncharacterized protein (EggNog:ENOG41), with product MTKRKSDTGPVLPRKRAKLTQLHDPSEPQSCDVFLAPSRPPSPVMPPRLERRKRNRADTSQTDSDEEPGAKRARTNYSSGNLTRRSRSSSPELWSSIGYEPEQEKKPNPRAEAFQRAWTDAESVCSCQPQTVYRNPLPSPVPSDRDASEPVGDDFAAVSATSLPQQSNLISQPSPSSKLQQTTLHGPSPLGRKRRISRRQSTIPTPASSRGKESQRQPRQKKHSRKDQLQENNDPSLIETILHSRRSSRRSPGCELWYLNDNGIACAVMDSR from the coding sequence ATGACCAAACGAAAATCCGACACTGGCCCGGTTTTGCCGCGCAAAAGGGCCAAGCTAACGCAGCTCCACGATCCGTCCGAACCTCAGAGTTGCGATGTCTTCCTCGCGCCATCGCGGCCGCCGTCACCAGTGATGCCTCCACGACTCGAAAGGCGCAAGAGGAATAGGGCGGATACTTCACAGACCGACTCGGACGAAGAGCCGGGCGCAAAGCGGGCTAGGACGAACTACAGCTCAGGCAATCTAACCAGACGCTCTCGAAGCTCATCTCCAGAGCTGTGGTCAAGCATTGGATATGAGccagaacaagaaaagaagccaaatcCGCGAGCAGAGGCATTTCAAAGGGCGTGGACAGACGCAGAATCAGTGTGCAGCTGCCAGCCACAGACTGTTTATCGAAATCCACTACCGAGCCCAGTGCCTTCAGATAGGGACGCAAGCGAGCCCGTTGGAGACGATTTCGCAGCTGTCAGCGCGACCTCTCTACCACAGCAGTCTAATTTAATATCCCAGCCATCACCATCTTCGAAGTTGCAGCAAACGACTCTACATGGCCCCTCTCCGCTCGGAAGGAAACGTCGAATCTCTCGCCGGCAGTCTACAATCCCTACCCCAGCATCATCTCGTGGAAAAGAATCTCAGCGGCAACCACGGCAGAAGAAACACAGCCGCAAAGATCAGCTGCAAGAGAATAATGATCCATCTCTCATTGAAACTATTTTACACTCAAGGCGGTCTTCTAGACGGAGTCCAGGATGCGAACTGTGGTATTTAAACGACAATGGCATTGCGTGCGCAGTTATGGACAGCAGGTGA